A genomic region of Ignavibacteria bacterium contains the following coding sequences:
- a CDS encoding NAD(P)-binding domain-containing protein, with product MSYDIIIIGAGPAGISMAVEAKHAGVPVDKILILEKAEVHSFTIKKFYPDSKPVSANYKGLEAKCLGVMCLSDSTKEETLTYLDKAIRDNDLQVHYNEAVYRIEKNENDTFTVFTEKAKYNSRIVVVAIGILSKPNKPDYKLPASLKDKIFFDVTEKEIRNSKVLVVGGGDSASEYCQYLVQNDNEVTLSYRRKDFTRMNDINRESILALEKLNKLKILRESNIIEVRDNNGKPEVYFKEANYPPMIFDYIIYALGGTTPKNFLKAIGIEFNGEQPVLKDNFETNIPGLFLVGDLSAGLKGGSINWAFNSTRIAMQKICEDYLGCRVI from the coding sequence ATGAGCTACGACATAATAATCATAGGTGCAGGACCTGCGGGAATTAGTATGGCGGTTGAAGCCAAACATGCAGGAGTTCCAGTAGATAAAATTTTAATACTTGAAAAAGCGGAAGTGCATTCTTTTACCATCAAAAAATTTTATCCTGATTCAAAACCTGTAAGTGCAAATTACAAAGGATTGGAAGCGAAATGTCTCGGCGTTATGTGTCTCTCAGATTCAACTAAAGAAGAAACTTTAACATATCTGGATAAAGCAATTCGAGATAATGATCTTCAAGTTCATTATAATGAAGCTGTCTATCGGATTGAAAAGAATGAAAATGATACATTTACTGTTTTTACTGAGAAAGCTAAATATAATTCCAGAATTGTTGTAGTTGCGATTGGAATTCTCAGCAAACCAAATAAACCAGATTATAAATTACCTGCCTCATTAAAAGATAAAATTTTCTTCGATGTAACTGAAAAAGAAATTCGGAATTCAAAAGTTCTTGTAGTCGGTGGTGGTGATTCAGCTTCCGAATATTGCCAATACCTTGTTCAGAACGACAACGAAGTTACTTTGAGCTATCGAAGAAAAGATTTTACAAGAATGAATGACATAAACCGAGAAAGTATTTTGGCTCTTGAAAAACTAAACAAACTCAAAATTTTAAGAGAATCGAATATCATTGAAGTTAGAGACAATAACGGAAAACCTGAAGTATACTTCAAAGAAGCCAATTACCCTCCAATGATCTTTGATTATATTATTTACGCACTCGGCGGAACAACACCCAAAAACTTTCTTAAAGCAATTGGAATTGAATTTAATGGCGAACAACCTGTTCTCAAAGATAATTTTGAAACAAACATTCCAGGACTATTTCTGGTTGGTGACCTTTCTGCAGGATTAAAAGGTGGCTCAATCAACTGGGCGTTTAACTCAACTAGAATAGCAATGCAAAAAATTTGTGAAGATTATCTTGGTTGTAGAGTAATTTGA
- the dnaA gene encoding chromosomal replication initiator protein DnaA, with protein sequence MSVDNLQNQKIQLISDKKKFNYKNSEKAKEIWNNCLEIIKQNINGLTFKTWFEPIEPIDFEGEELTIKLPNDFSWDYIEVNFNALLKKALLHSIGENAKLKYIFDSETSPDETPEQRYINYYRSHLISSKNSGSNGSSSINVNERKEQEEVFETNLNEKFTFDNFIKGEGNQLARAAAYAVANSPGGTSFNPLFIYGGVGLGKTHLIQAIGNFVVQNKKARRVLYTTAEKFTTEFVESIKKGNPNEFTSFYRSVDILIIDDIQFFSGKESTTDTFFHIFNSLYQLGKQIVLSCDKPPKSLSGLDERLISRFQWGLSVDIQPPDLETRIAILIKKSESYNLEIDLNIIEYIATNITNNVRELEGALIKLLAKASLEGKDITLELAKEVVKSVATEKRSTLTLDQIQKIVADYFGFSPDVLRSKTKKKEFVQARQIAMYFCKKFTNASLKTIGLNFGGRDHSTVIHAIQTVEELMRDDSFVDMLSAIQRRIEYNS encoded by the coding sequence ATGAGTGTGGATAACTTACAAAATCAAAAAATCCAATTAATAAGTGATAAAAAGAAATTTAATTACAAAAATTCTGAAAAAGCCAAGGAAATATGGAATAACTGCCTTGAAATAATAAAACAAAATATAAATGGATTGACTTTTAAAACCTGGTTTGAACCAATTGAACCCATAGATTTTGAAGGTGAAGAATTAACCATAAAATTACCAAATGATTTTTCATGGGATTACATTGAAGTAAACTTTAATGCTTTACTTAAAAAAGCTTTGCTTCACTCAATCGGAGAAAATGCAAAACTGAAATACATTTTCGATTCAGAAACAAGTCCTGATGAAACTCCCGAACAAAGATATATTAACTACTATAGAAGTCATTTAATTTCAAGTAAAAATTCCGGGTCAAATGGCAGTTCAAGTATAAATGTAAATGAACGAAAGGAACAAGAAGAAGTATTTGAAACAAACTTAAATGAAAAATTCACATTTGATAATTTCATCAAGGGTGAGGGTAATCAACTTGCCAGAGCTGCGGCTTACGCTGTTGCAAATTCTCCTGGTGGAACTTCGTTTAATCCATTGTTTATTTATGGCGGAGTTGGTCTGGGGAAAACACATTTAATTCAGGCAATTGGAAATTTTGTCGTTCAAAATAAAAAAGCCAGAAGAGTTTTATATACAACAGCTGAAAAATTTACGACTGAATTCGTTGAATCAATTAAAAAGGGTAATCCGAATGAATTTACAAGTTTTTATCGCAGTGTTGATATTTTAATTATTGATGATATTCAATTCTTCTCTGGTAAAGAATCAACTACCGACACATTCTTCCACATTTTTAACAGCCTTTATCAACTTGGTAAACAAATAGTTTTATCCTGTGATAAACCACCAAAAAGTTTATCTGGTCTGGATGAAAGATTAATCTCGCGTTTTCAATGGGGATTGTCAGTTGATATCCAGCCGCCAGATTTAGAAACAAGAATTGCAATTTTAATCAAAAAGAGCGAGTCTTATAATCTTGAAATTGATTTAAACATCATCGAATATATTGCGACTAACATAACAAATAATGTTAGAGAACTTGAAGGTGCGCTCATCAAATTGCTTGCAAAAGCTTCACTTGAAGGAAAAGACATTACATTAGAGCTGGCAAAAGAAGTGGTTAAATCCGTCGCAACAGAAAAAAGATCAACACTAACTCTTGATCAGATCCAAAAAATTGTAGCCGATTACTTCGGATTTTCACCAGATGTTTTAAGATCGAAAACCAAGAAAAAGGAATTTGTACAGGCGAGACAAATAGCAATGTATTTCTGTAAAAAATTTACAAATGCATCATTGAAAACAATTGGTTTAAATTTTGGAGGCAGAGATCATTCAACTGTTATACATGCAATTCAAACTGTGGAAGAATTGATGCGAGATGATTCATTTGTTGATATGTTGAGCGCAATCCAAAGAAGGATCGAATATAACTCATAA